A portion of the Gorilla gorilla gorilla isolate KB3781 chromosome X, NHGRI_mGorGor1-v2.1_pri, whole genome shotgun sequence genome contains these proteins:
- the AKAP4 gene encoding A-kinase anchor protein 4 isoform X1 yields MMAYSDTTMMSDDIDWLRSHRGVCKVDLYNPEGQQDQDRKVICFVDVSTLNVEDKDYKDAASSSSEGNLNLGSLEEKEIIVIKDTEKKDQSKTEGSVCLFKQAPSDPVSVLNWLLSDLQKYALGFQHALSPSTSTCKHKVGDTEGEYHRASSENCYSIYADQVNIDYLMNRPQNLHLEMTAAKNTNNNQSPSAPPAKPPSTQRAVISPDGECSIDDLSFYVNRLSSLVIQMAHKEIKKKLEGKSKCLHHSICPSPENKERISPRTPASKIASEMAYEAVELTAAEMRGTGEESREGGQKSFLYSELSNKSKSGDKQMSQRESKEFADSISKGLMVYANQVASDMMVSLMKTLKVHSSGKPIPACVVLKRVLLRHTKEIVSDLIDSCMKNLHNITGVLMTDSDFVSAVKRNLFNQWKQNATDITEAMLKRLVSALIGEEKETKSQSLSYASLKAGSHDPKCRNQSLEFSTMKAEMKERDKGKMKSDPCKSLTSAEKVGEHILKEGLTIWNQKQGNSCKVATKACSNKDEKGEKINASTDSLAKDLIVSALKLIQYHLTQQTKGKDTCEEDCPGSTMGYMAQSTQYEKCGGGQSAKALSVKQLESHRAPGPSTCQKENQHLDSQKMDMSNIVLMLIQKLLNENPFKCEDPCEGESKCSEPRASKAASMSNRSDKGEEQCQEHQELDCTSGMKQVNGQFIDKLVESVMKLCLIMAKYSNNGAALAELEEQAASANKPNFRGTRCIHTGAMPQNYQDSLGHEVIVNNQCSTNSLQKQLQAVLQWIAASHFNVPMLYFMGDKDGQLEKLPQVSAKAAEKGYSVGGLLQEVMKFAKEWQLDEAVGKVARKQLLDWLLANL; encoded by the exons ATGATGGCGTACTCTGATACTACAATG aTGTCTGATGATATTGACTGGTTACGCAGCCACAGGGGTGTGTGCAAGGTAGATCTCTACAACCCAGAAGGACAGCAAGATCAGGACCGGAAAGTG ATATGCTTTGTCGATGTGTCCACCCTGAATGTAGAAGATAAAGATTACAAG GATGCTGCTAGTTCCAGCTCAGAAGGCAACTTAAACCTGGGAAgtctggaagaaaaagagattatcGTGATCAAGGACACTGAGAAGAAAGACCAGTCTAAG acagagggaTCTGTATGCCTTTTCAAACAAGCTCCCTCTGATCCTGTAAGTGTCCTCAACTGGCTTCTCAGTGATCTCCAGAAGTATGCCTTGGGTTTCCAACATGCACTGAGCCCCTCAACCTCTACCTGTAAACATAAAGTAGGAGACACAGAGGGCGAATATCACAGAGCATCCTCTGAGAACTGCTACAGTATCTATGCCGATCAAGTGAACATAGATTATTTGATGAACAGACCTCAAAACCTACATCTAGAAATGACAGCAGCTAAAAACACCAACAATAATCAAAGTCCTTCAGCTCCTCCAGCCAAACCTCCTAGCACTCAGAGAGCAGTCATTTCCCCTGATGGAGAATGTTCTATAGATGACCTTTCCTTCTACGTCAACCGACTATCTTCTCTGGTAATCCAGATGGCCCATAAGGAAATCAAGAAGAAGCTGGAAGGTAAAAGCAAATGCCTTCATCATTCAATCTGTCCATCCCCTGAGAACAAAGAGAGAATCAGTCCCCGAACTCCTGCGAGCAAGATTGCTTCTGAAATGGCCTATGAAGCTGTGGAACTGACAGCTGCAGAAATGCGTGGCACTGGAGAGGAGTCCAGGGAAGGTGGCCAGAAAAGCTTTCTATATAGCGAATTatccaacaagagcaaaagtggAGACAAACAGATGTCCCAGAGAGAGAGCAAAGAATTTGCAGATTCCATCAGCAAGGGGCTCATGGTTTATGCAAATCAGGTGGCATCTGACATGATGGTCTCTCTCATGAAGACCTTGAAAGTGCACAGCTCTGGGAAGCCAATTCCAGCATGTGTGGTCCTGAAGAGGGTGTTGCTAAGGCACACCAAGGAGATTGTGTCCGATTTGATTGATTCTTGCATGAAGAACCTGCATAATATTACTGGGGTCCTGATGACTGACTCAGACTTTGTCTCAGCTGTCAAGAGAAATCTGTTCAACCAGTGGAAACAAAATGCTACAGACATCACGGAGGCCATGCTGAAGCGCTTGGTCAGTGCCCTTATTGGTGAGGAGAAGGAGACTAAGTCTCAGAGTCTGTCATATGCATCTTTAAAAGCTGGGTCCCATGATCCCAAATGCAGGAATCAGAGTCTTGAATTCTCCACCATGAAAGCTGAAATGAAAGAGAGGGACAAAGGCAAAATGAAATCAGACCCATGCAAGTCACTGACTAGTGCTGAGAAAGTCGGTGAACACATTCTCAAAGAGGGCCTGACCATCTGGAACCAAAAGCAAGGAAACTCATGCAAGGTGGCTACCAAAGCATGCAGCAATAAagatgagaaaggagaaaagatcaATGCTTCCACAGATTCACTGGCCAAGGACCTGATTGTCTCTGCCCTTAAGCTGATCCagtaccatctgacccagcagaCTAAGGGCAAAGATACATGTGAAGAAGACTGTCCTGGTTCCACCATGGGCTATATGGCTCAGAGTACTCAATATGAAAAGTGTGGAGGTGGCCAAAGTGCCAAAGCACTTTCAGTGAAACAACTAGAATCTCACAGAGCCCCTGGACCATCCACCTGTCAAAAGGAGAACCAACACCTGGACTCCCAGAAAATGGATATGTCAAACATCGTTCTAATGCTGATTCAGAAACTGCTTAATGAGAACCCCTTCAAATGTGAGGATCCATGCGAAGGTGAGAGCAAGTGTTCTGAGCCCAGGGCAAGCAAAGCAGCTTCCATGTCCAACAGATCTGACAAAGGGGAAGAACAATGCCAGGAGCATCAAGAACTTGACTGTACCAGTGGGATGAAGCAAGTGAACGGGCAATTTATAGATAAACTGGTAGAATCTGTGATGAAGCTCTGCCTTATCATGGCTAAGTATAGCAACAATGGGGCAGCCCTTGCTGAGTTGGAAGAACAAGCAGCCTCGGCAAATAAGCCCAATTTCAGGGGCACCAGATGCATTCACACTGGTGCAATGCCACAGAACTATCAAGACTCTCTTGGACATGAAGTAATTGTCAATAATCAGTGCTCTACAAATAGCTTGCAGAAGCAGCTCCAGGCTGTCCTGCAGTGGATTGCAGCCTCCCATTTTAACGTGCCCATGCTCTACTTCATGGGAGATAAGGATGGACAACTGGAAAAG CTTCCTCAGGTTTCAGCTAAAGCAGCAGAGAAGGGGTACAGTGTAGGAGGTCTTCTTCAAGAGGTCATGAAGTTTGCCAAGGAATGGCAACTGGATGAAGCTGTGGGAAAGGTGGCCAGGAAACAGTTGCTGGACTGGCTGCTCGCTAACCTGTGA
- the AKAP4 gene encoding A-kinase anchor protein 4 isoform X2, giving the protein MSDDIDWLRSHRGVCKVDLYNPEGQQDQDRKVICFVDVSTLNVEDKDYKDAASSSSEGNLNLGSLEEKEIIVIKDTEKKDQSKTEGSVCLFKQAPSDPVSVLNWLLSDLQKYALGFQHALSPSTSTCKHKVGDTEGEYHRASSENCYSIYADQVNIDYLMNRPQNLHLEMTAAKNTNNNQSPSAPPAKPPSTQRAVISPDGECSIDDLSFYVNRLSSLVIQMAHKEIKKKLEGKSKCLHHSICPSPENKERISPRTPASKIASEMAYEAVELTAAEMRGTGEESREGGQKSFLYSELSNKSKSGDKQMSQRESKEFADSISKGLMVYANQVASDMMVSLMKTLKVHSSGKPIPACVVLKRVLLRHTKEIVSDLIDSCMKNLHNITGVLMTDSDFVSAVKRNLFNQWKQNATDITEAMLKRLVSALIGEEKETKSQSLSYASLKAGSHDPKCRNQSLEFSTMKAEMKERDKGKMKSDPCKSLTSAEKVGEHILKEGLTIWNQKQGNSCKVATKACSNKDEKGEKINASTDSLAKDLIVSALKLIQYHLTQQTKGKDTCEEDCPGSTMGYMAQSTQYEKCGGGQSAKALSVKQLESHRAPGPSTCQKENQHLDSQKMDMSNIVLMLIQKLLNENPFKCEDPCEGESKCSEPRASKAASMSNRSDKGEEQCQEHQELDCTSGMKQVNGQFIDKLVESVMKLCLIMAKYSNNGAALAELEEQAASANKPNFRGTRCIHTGAMPQNYQDSLGHEVIVNNQCSTNSLQKQLQAVLQWIAASHFNVPMLYFMGDKDGQLEKLPQVSAKAAEKGYSVGGLLQEVMKFAKEWQLDEAVGKVARKQLLDWLLANL; this is encoded by the exons aTGTCTGATGATATTGACTGGTTACGCAGCCACAGGGGTGTGTGCAAGGTAGATCTCTACAACCCAGAAGGACAGCAAGATCAGGACCGGAAAGTG ATATGCTTTGTCGATGTGTCCACCCTGAATGTAGAAGATAAAGATTACAAG GATGCTGCTAGTTCCAGCTCAGAAGGCAACTTAAACCTGGGAAgtctggaagaaaaagagattatcGTGATCAAGGACACTGAGAAGAAAGACCAGTCTAAG acagagggaTCTGTATGCCTTTTCAAACAAGCTCCCTCTGATCCTGTAAGTGTCCTCAACTGGCTTCTCAGTGATCTCCAGAAGTATGCCTTGGGTTTCCAACATGCACTGAGCCCCTCAACCTCTACCTGTAAACATAAAGTAGGAGACACAGAGGGCGAATATCACAGAGCATCCTCTGAGAACTGCTACAGTATCTATGCCGATCAAGTGAACATAGATTATTTGATGAACAGACCTCAAAACCTACATCTAGAAATGACAGCAGCTAAAAACACCAACAATAATCAAAGTCCTTCAGCTCCTCCAGCCAAACCTCCTAGCACTCAGAGAGCAGTCATTTCCCCTGATGGAGAATGTTCTATAGATGACCTTTCCTTCTACGTCAACCGACTATCTTCTCTGGTAATCCAGATGGCCCATAAGGAAATCAAGAAGAAGCTGGAAGGTAAAAGCAAATGCCTTCATCATTCAATCTGTCCATCCCCTGAGAACAAAGAGAGAATCAGTCCCCGAACTCCTGCGAGCAAGATTGCTTCTGAAATGGCCTATGAAGCTGTGGAACTGACAGCTGCAGAAATGCGTGGCACTGGAGAGGAGTCCAGGGAAGGTGGCCAGAAAAGCTTTCTATATAGCGAATTatccaacaagagcaaaagtggAGACAAACAGATGTCCCAGAGAGAGAGCAAAGAATTTGCAGATTCCATCAGCAAGGGGCTCATGGTTTATGCAAATCAGGTGGCATCTGACATGATGGTCTCTCTCATGAAGACCTTGAAAGTGCACAGCTCTGGGAAGCCAATTCCAGCATGTGTGGTCCTGAAGAGGGTGTTGCTAAGGCACACCAAGGAGATTGTGTCCGATTTGATTGATTCTTGCATGAAGAACCTGCATAATATTACTGGGGTCCTGATGACTGACTCAGACTTTGTCTCAGCTGTCAAGAGAAATCTGTTCAACCAGTGGAAACAAAATGCTACAGACATCACGGAGGCCATGCTGAAGCGCTTGGTCAGTGCCCTTATTGGTGAGGAGAAGGAGACTAAGTCTCAGAGTCTGTCATATGCATCTTTAAAAGCTGGGTCCCATGATCCCAAATGCAGGAATCAGAGTCTTGAATTCTCCACCATGAAAGCTGAAATGAAAGAGAGGGACAAAGGCAAAATGAAATCAGACCCATGCAAGTCACTGACTAGTGCTGAGAAAGTCGGTGAACACATTCTCAAAGAGGGCCTGACCATCTGGAACCAAAAGCAAGGAAACTCATGCAAGGTGGCTACCAAAGCATGCAGCAATAAagatgagaaaggagaaaagatcaATGCTTCCACAGATTCACTGGCCAAGGACCTGATTGTCTCTGCCCTTAAGCTGATCCagtaccatctgacccagcagaCTAAGGGCAAAGATACATGTGAAGAAGACTGTCCTGGTTCCACCATGGGCTATATGGCTCAGAGTACTCAATATGAAAAGTGTGGAGGTGGCCAAAGTGCCAAAGCACTTTCAGTGAAACAACTAGAATCTCACAGAGCCCCTGGACCATCCACCTGTCAAAAGGAGAACCAACACCTGGACTCCCAGAAAATGGATATGTCAAACATCGTTCTAATGCTGATTCAGAAACTGCTTAATGAGAACCCCTTCAAATGTGAGGATCCATGCGAAGGTGAGAGCAAGTGTTCTGAGCCCAGGGCAAGCAAAGCAGCTTCCATGTCCAACAGATCTGACAAAGGGGAAGAACAATGCCAGGAGCATCAAGAACTTGACTGTACCAGTGGGATGAAGCAAGTGAACGGGCAATTTATAGATAAACTGGTAGAATCTGTGATGAAGCTCTGCCTTATCATGGCTAAGTATAGCAACAATGGGGCAGCCCTTGCTGAGTTGGAAGAACAAGCAGCCTCGGCAAATAAGCCCAATTTCAGGGGCACCAGATGCATTCACACTGGTGCAATGCCACAGAACTATCAAGACTCTCTTGGACATGAAGTAATTGTCAATAATCAGTGCTCTACAAATAGCTTGCAGAAGCAGCTCCAGGCTGTCCTGCAGTGGATTGCAGCCTCCCATTTTAACGTGCCCATGCTCTACTTCATGGGAGATAAGGATGGACAACTGGAAAAG CTTCCTCAGGTTTCAGCTAAAGCAGCAGAGAAGGGGTACAGTGTAGGAGGTCTTCTTCAAGAGGTCATGAAGTTTGCCAAGGAATGGCAACTGGATGAAGCTGTGGGAAAGGTGGCCAGGAAACAGTTGCTGGACTGGCTGCTCGCTAACCTGTGA